In one window of Micromonospora cathayae DNA:
- a CDS encoding fumarylacetoacetate hydrolase family protein, with product MRIARFAHAKGMSFGAVEGEPEAGPQGLTIAEIEGHPFGQITFSGARWALSDVRLLSPILPSKVVCVGRNYAEHAAEHGSEVPKEPLLFLKPSTSVIGPRDAIRLPLFSKQVEHEAELAVVIGPPGARRADRAAAERAIFGYTCANDVTARDLQRTDGQWTRAKGFDSFCPIGPWISTGLDVSDLEVRCEVGRDPEEMEVRQLGRTKDMVFDVPSLVSYISHVMTLLPGDVVLTGTPAGVSPLTDGDTVTVRIEGIGELSNPVVPLS from the coding sequence GTGCGTATCGCTCGTTTTGCTCATGCCAAGGGAATGTCGTTCGGGGCCGTCGAGGGCGAGCCGGAGGCGGGGCCGCAGGGTCTCACCATCGCCGAGATCGAGGGCCACCCGTTCGGGCAGATCACGTTCAGCGGGGCCCGGTGGGCCCTGTCGGACGTCCGCCTGCTCTCGCCGATCCTGCCCAGCAAGGTGGTCTGCGTCGGGCGCAACTACGCCGAGCACGCCGCCGAGCACGGCAGCGAGGTGCCGAAGGAGCCGCTGCTCTTCCTCAAGCCCTCCACCAGCGTGATCGGTCCCCGGGACGCGATCCGGCTGCCGCTCTTCTCGAAGCAGGTCGAGCACGAGGCCGAGCTGGCCGTGGTGATCGGGCCGCCGGGGGCACGCCGGGCCGACCGGGCCGCCGCCGAACGGGCCATCTTCGGCTACACCTGCGCCAACGACGTGACCGCCCGGGACCTGCAACGCACCGACGGTCAGTGGACCCGGGCGAAGGGCTTCGACTCGTTCTGCCCGATCGGGCCGTGGATCAGCACCGGTCTGGACGTCAGCGACCTGGAGGTCCGCTGCGAGGTGGGGCGCGACCCGGAGGAGATGGAGGTCCGTCAGCTCGGTCGGACCAAGGACATGGTCTTCGACGTGCCGTCCCTGGTGTCGTACATCTCGCACGTGATGACGCTGCTGCCCGGAGACGTCGTACTGACCGGGACGCCGGCCGGGGTTAGCCCGCTCACGGACGGGGACACGGTCACTGTGCGTATCGAGGGGATCGGGGAGTTGTCCAACCCGGTGGTCCCGCTCAGCTGA
- a CDS encoding IclR family transcriptional regulator encodes MSGVGVLDKAVVILAACVDGASLAELVDRTKLPRATAHRLAQALEIHRMLVRDTQGRWRPGPRLGELANAAPDVLLTAAEPLLAALRDATGESAQLYLRRADERVCVAAAERASGLRDTVPVGSVLPMTAGSAAQILLAWEPPEAVMPLLPRAKFTGRTLAEVRRRGWAQSVAEREAGVASVSAPIRDRTGRVIAAISISGPIERLGRRPGERHAMAVVRAGQRLSGL; translated from the coding sequence ATGAGCGGTGTCGGCGTTCTCGACAAGGCGGTGGTCATCCTGGCCGCCTGTGTCGACGGCGCCAGCCTGGCCGAACTCGTTGATCGCACCAAGCTGCCCAGGGCCACGGCCCACCGGCTGGCGCAGGCGCTGGAGATCCACCGGATGCTGGTCCGGGACACCCAGGGGCGGTGGCGTCCCGGCCCCCGCCTGGGCGAGCTGGCCAACGCCGCCCCGGACGTGCTGCTGACCGCCGCGGAGCCGCTGCTGGCCGCGCTGCGCGACGCCACCGGGGAGAGCGCCCAGCTCTACCTGCGCCGGGCCGACGAGCGGGTCTGCGTGGCCGCCGCCGAGCGCGCCAGCGGGCTACGGGACACCGTCCCGGTCGGTTCGGTGCTGCCGATGACGGCCGGCTCGGCGGCCCAGATCCTGCTGGCCTGGGAGCCGCCGGAGGCGGTGATGCCGCTGCTGCCGCGCGCCAAGTTCACCGGCCGCACCCTGGCCGAGGTACGCCGCCGGGGCTGGGCGCAGAGCGTCGCCGAACGGGAGGCCGGTGTGGCCAGCGTCTCGGCCCCGATCCGGGACCGCACCGGCCGGGTGATCGCCGCGATCAGCATCTCCGGCCCGATCGAGCGCCTCGGCCGCCGCCCCGGCGAACGCCACGCCATGGCCGTCGTCCGCGCCGGCCAACGCCTCTCCGGCCTCTAA
- the leuC gene encoding 3-isopropylmalate dehydratase large subunit, translated as MVGVTPKPKTLAEKVWDAHVVRAAEGEPDLLYIDLHLLHEVTSPQAFDGLRLAGRRVRRTDLTVATEDHNTPTGYADPAFSRRRGDLLTIADPTSRTQIETLRRNCAEFGVRLHPLGDENQGIVHVIGPQLGLTQPGMTIVCGDSHTATHGAFGALAFGIGTSEVEHVLATQTLPQARPKTMAVNVVGQLGPGVTAKDLVLALITQVGTGGGRGHIVEYRGEAIRALSMEGRMTIANMSIEWGAKAGMIAPDETTFGYLKGRPNAPQGADWDAAVAYWRTLPTDDGAVFDAEVTLDASTVTPFVTWGTNPGQGAPLGAAVPDPEEFGTEAERTAARRALEYMDLSPGTALRDLAVDVVFVGSCTNGRLEDLRAAADVLRGRQVADGVRMLVVPGSAAVRQAAESEGLDKIFTDAGAEWRFAGCSMCLGMNPDTLSPGQRSASTSNRNFEGRQGRGGRTHLVSPPVAAATAVIGKLAAPADL; from the coding sequence ATGGTGGGAGTCACTCCGAAGCCAAAGACCTTGGCCGAGAAGGTCTGGGACGCGCACGTCGTGCGGGCCGCCGAGGGCGAACCCGACCTGCTCTACATCGACCTGCACCTGCTGCACGAGGTCACCAGCCCGCAGGCGTTCGACGGCCTCCGGCTGGCCGGTCGCCGGGTCCGCCGTACCGACCTGACCGTCGCGACCGAGGACCACAACACCCCGACCGGGTACGCCGACCCGGCGTTCTCCCGGCGGCGCGGTGACCTGCTCACCATCGCCGACCCGACCTCGCGTACCCAGATCGAGACGTTGCGCCGCAACTGCGCCGAGTTCGGCGTACGGCTGCACCCGCTGGGCGACGAGAACCAGGGCATCGTGCACGTCATCGGGCCGCAGCTCGGCCTCACCCAGCCCGGCATGACCATCGTCTGTGGCGATTCGCACACCGCCACCCACGGCGCGTTCGGCGCGCTGGCCTTCGGCATCGGCACCAGTGAGGTCGAACACGTGCTGGCCACCCAGACCCTGCCGCAGGCCCGCCCGAAGACCATGGCGGTGAACGTGGTCGGCCAGCTCGGCCCCGGGGTCACCGCCAAGGACCTGGTCCTCGCGCTGATCACCCAGGTCGGCACCGGCGGCGGACGCGGCCACATCGTGGAGTACCGGGGCGAGGCCATCCGCGCCCTGTCCATGGAAGGCCGGATGACGATCGCCAACATGTCCATCGAGTGGGGCGCGAAGGCCGGCATGATCGCGCCGGACGAGACCACCTTCGGCTACCTCAAGGGGCGGCCGAACGCGCCCCAGGGGGCCGACTGGGACGCCGCGGTGGCGTACTGGCGGACCCTGCCCACCGACGACGGCGCGGTCTTCGACGCCGAGGTCACCCTGGACGCCTCGACGGTGACCCCGTTCGTCACCTGGGGCACCAACCCGGGGCAGGGCGCGCCGCTCGGTGCCGCCGTGCCGGACCCGGAGGAGTTCGGCACCGAGGCCGAGCGGACCGCCGCCCGGCGGGCGCTGGAGTACATGGACCTGAGCCCCGGCACCGCCCTGCGCGACCTGGCGGTGGACGTGGTGTTCGTCGGCTCCTGCACCAACGGCCGGCTGGAGGATCTGCGCGCCGCCGCCGACGTGCTGCGCGGACGCCAGGTGGCCGACGGGGTACGCATGCTGGTGGTGCCCGGTTCCGCCGCGGTACGGCAGGCCGCCGAGTCGGAGGGGCTGGACAAGATCTTCACCGACGCCGGTGCGGAGTGGCGGTTCGCCGGCTGTTCCATGTGTCTGGGCATGAACCCGGACACCCTCTCCCCGGGGCAGCGCTCGGCCTCCACCTCCAACCGCAACTTCGAGGGCCGGCAGGGCCGGGGCGGTCGTACCCACCTGGTGTCGCCTCCGGTCGCCGCCGCCACCGCCGTCATCGGCAAGCTGGCCGCGCCGGCCGATCTGTGA
- the leuD gene encoding 3-isopropylmalate dehydratase small subunit: protein MDSFTTHTGTAVPLRRSNVDTDQIIPAVYLKRVTRTGFADGLFSAWREDPGFVLNDSSYSGASILVAGPEFGTGSSREHAVWALRDWGFRAVISPRFGDIFRGNALKEGLLPVELELKTVEELWGRLEADPTTPVTVDLTTREVRVGADTWPFPLDDFSRWRLIEGLDDIGLTLRHEADITAYEARRSPFLPVLA from the coding sequence ATGGACAGCTTCACCACGCACACCGGCACCGCCGTGCCGTTGCGCCGTTCCAATGTGGACACCGATCAGATCATCCCCGCCGTGTACCTCAAGCGGGTGACCCGGACCGGTTTCGCCGACGGCCTCTTCAGCGCCTGGCGGGAGGACCCGGGATTCGTGTTGAACGATTCCTCGTATTCCGGAGCGTCGATTCTGGTCGCCGGCCCGGAGTTCGGCACCGGCTCCTCCCGGGAACACGCCGTGTGGGCCCTGCGGGACTGGGGGTTCCGGGCGGTGATCTCGCCCCGCTTCGGTGACATCTTCCGCGGCAACGCGTTGAAGGAGGGACTCCTCCCGGTCGAGCTGGAATTGAAGACCGTCGAGGAACTCTGGGGCCGGCTGGAGGCCGACCCGACCACCCCGGTCACCGTCGACCTGACCACCCGCGAGGTACGGGTCGGCGCGGACACCTGGCCCTTCCCGCTGGACGACTTCAGCCGCTGGCGGCTCATCGAGGGCTTGGATGACATTGGACTGACCCTCCGCCACGAGGCCGACATCACCGCGTACGAGGCTCGGCGGTCGCCGTTCCTGCCGGTGCTGGCATAG
- a CDS encoding HU family DNA-binding protein: MNKAELIEALAARLGDRKAATAALDAVLAEVQAAVAKGEKVSITGFGAFEKRVRAARTARNPRTGEAVKVKKTSVPTFRPGAGFKELVASGKAPKATTAAKKTATATKTTAAAKTTGAKATGAKAAGTKATGAKAAGAKATGAKATGARKTTAAAKAAPATATKAATKATTKAAGTKTAGSKATGTKAAGTKAAGAKAAPAKKSAATKTAAAKKTTTAKKAGTTAAKSATAAKSTTAKATTAKSTAAKKSPARKAPAKKTATR; this comes from the coding sequence GTGAACAAGGCCGAGCTCATCGAGGCGCTCGCCGCTCGCCTGGGAGACCGGAAGGCGGCGACTGCGGCGCTCGACGCGGTCCTCGCGGAGGTTCAGGCGGCGGTGGCCAAGGGCGAGAAGGTGTCCATCACCGGGTTCGGAGCGTTCGAGAAGCGTGTACGCGCTGCCCGAACAGCCCGGAACCCCCGCACCGGAGAGGCGGTGAAGGTCAAGAAGACATCCGTGCCGACCTTCCGGCCGGGTGCGGGCTTCAAGGAACTGGTGGCCAGCGGCAAGGCGCCGAAGGCCACGACCGCCGCGAAGAAGACCGCGACCGCCACCAAGACGACGGCGGCGGCCAAGACCACCGGTGCCAAGGCGACCGGTGCGAAGGCGGCCGGCACCAAGGCCACCGGGGCGAAGGCCGCCGGAGCCAAGGCGACCGGGGCCAAGGCCACCGGCGCTCGGAAGACCACCGCTGCGGCGAAGGCCGCCCCGGCGACGGCCACCAAGGCCGCGACGAAGGCGACCACCAAGGCGGCCGGTACGAAGACGGCCGGCAGCAAGGCCACCGGCACGAAGGCGGCCGGTACCAAGGCGGCCGGGGCGAAGGCCGCTCCGGCCAAGAAGAGCGCGGCGACCAAGACCGCCGCCGCGAAGAAGACGACCACGGCGAAGAAGGCCGGCACCACGGCGGCCAAGAGCGCCACGGCGGCCAAGAGCACCACCGCCAAGGCCACCACGGCCAAGAGCACGGCGGCGAAGAAGTCGCCGGCCCGGAAGGCACCGGCGAAGAAGACCGCCACCCGCTGA
- a CDS encoding NUDIX hydrolase: MADVTVIRAAGGVAWRPAAGGAAGLPAAGGGPVDGRVDLAGGVEVCLVHRPRYGDWSLPKGKLEPGEHPLLAAVREVAEETDVRAVPQVRLPSSTYHSEGRPKVVDYWSMRAVGDGGFLPGTEVDDVRWLPVDAATELVSYPHDAEVLRAFAALPPVTGTVALVRHAHAGSRGTWSGPDTARPLDATGWAQARTLARLVAVLRPVRLLSASARRCVQTLHPLAELLDLPIEVDRTLNEPEPGQQRVEQALAAAARLTELAASGAPAVVCSQGKVIPPALAQLTGRADDFGTDKGGGWLLAFTADGLLPPDRL, encoded by the coding sequence CTGGCTGACGTGACCGTCATCCGGGCCGCCGGCGGGGTGGCGTGGCGACCGGCCGCCGGCGGGGCGGCGGGGCTACCGGCCGCCGGCGGTGGTCCCGTCGACGGCCGCGTCGACCTCGCCGGCGGGGTCGAGGTCTGCCTGGTGCACCGGCCCCGGTACGGGGACTGGTCGCTGCCCAAGGGCAAGCTGGAGCCGGGCGAGCACCCGCTGCTCGCGGCGGTCCGCGAGGTCGCCGAGGAGACCGACGTCCGGGCGGTGCCGCAGGTACGACTGCCGTCCTCGACGTACCACAGCGAGGGCCGACCGAAGGTGGTCGACTACTGGTCGATGCGGGCGGTGGGCGACGGCGGTTTCCTGCCCGGCACCGAGGTCGACGACGTACGCTGGCTGCCGGTCGACGCGGCGACCGAGCTGGTCAGCTACCCGCACGACGCCGAGGTGCTGCGCGCGTTCGCGGCCCTGCCGCCGGTGACCGGCACGGTGGCGCTGGTCCGGCACGCCCACGCCGGGTCCCGGGGCACCTGGTCCGGTCCGGACACGGCCCGTCCGCTCGACGCCACCGGCTGGGCCCAGGCCCGTACGCTGGCCCGGCTGGTGGCGGTGCTCCGGCCGGTACGCCTGCTCTCCGCCTCGGCGCGCCGCTGTGTGCAGACGCTGCACCCGCTGGCCGAGCTGCTGGACCTGCCGATCGAGGTGGACCGGACCCTGAACGAGCCGGAACCGGGTCAGCAGCGGGTGGAACAGGCCCTGGCCGCGGCGGCCCGGCTGACCGAGCTGGCCGCGTCGGGTGCCCCGGCGGTGGTGTGCAGCCAGGGCAAGGTGATCCCGCCCGCCCTGGCCCAGCTGACCGGCCGCGCTGACGACTTCGGCACCGACAAGGGCGGTGGCTGGCTGTTGGCGTTCACCGCCGACGGCCTGCTCCCCCCCGACCGCCTCTGA
- a CDS encoding CYTH and CHAD domain-containing protein, translating to MVEEERKYAVPAAFRLPDLSAALPDGGRLHAPEPVTLDATYFDTADLRLARSGVSLRHRVGDDRPWTVKLPTRTPERRYEISRPGPADTVPDELVALVTAYHRGAPLRPVALVNTVRHRRTLHDPDGALLVEVVEDQVTTVATGGAATADSSFREVEVERGTAADDLLDRVEELLIAAGAHRGVFVAKHVRALGPAAGEAPDVAGRADLPRRPTAGDVVTEAVRRGVRRILRNDPLVRLHGEAGDLDAVRKMRVGCRRLRSDLRTFARLVEPDWAGPLRTELSWLGGVLGAVRDVDVLRERLRRTADADPVDPLDRAAVDRLDAALAARRDAAAAEVDEALRSPRYLALLESLVEAARAPRLTTRADAPAKRTLRKLAAKPWRRLAEGTKRHAGVPALDPLGPDETWHEIRKEGKRARYALEAVAPVAGGGAADLALALKEAQDLLGAHQDAAVAAETWTELALAHPDDPVLAVTAGRLTERERQAVHRARAAFPERWRTVVGHRRGWLT from the coding sequence ATGGTCGAAGAGGAACGCAAGTACGCGGTACCGGCCGCCTTCCGGCTGCCGGACCTGTCCGCCGCCCTGCCCGACGGCGGCCGGCTGCACGCCCCGGAACCGGTGACCCTGGACGCCACCTACTTCGACACCGCCGACCTGCGGCTGGCCCGGTCCGGGGTGTCGCTGCGGCACCGGGTGGGCGACGACCGGCCGTGGACGGTGAAGCTGCCGACCCGCACCCCGGAACGGCGGTACGAGATCTCCCGTCCCGGCCCCGCCGACACCGTCCCGGACGAGCTGGTCGCGCTGGTCACCGCGTACCACCGGGGTGCGCCGCTGCGGCCGGTGGCGCTGGTCAACACGGTGCGGCACCGCCGGACGCTGCACGACCCGGACGGGGCGCTGCTCGTCGAGGTGGTCGAGGACCAGGTGACCACGGTGGCCACCGGCGGCGCGGCCACCGCCGACAGCAGCTTCCGGGAGGTGGAGGTCGAGCGCGGCACCGCCGCCGACGACCTGCTCGACCGGGTGGAGGAGCTGCTCATCGCCGCCGGGGCGCACCGCGGGGTGTTCGTCGCCAAGCACGTCAGGGCGCTGGGCCCGGCCGCCGGGGAGGCACCCGACGTGGCCGGCCGGGCCGACCTGCCGCGACGCCCCACGGCCGGCGACGTGGTCACCGAGGCGGTCCGGCGCGGGGTCCGCCGCATCCTCCGCAACGACCCGCTGGTACGCCTGCACGGCGAGGCCGGCGACCTGGACGCGGTACGGAAGATGCGGGTCGGCTGCCGGCGGCTCCGCAGCGACCTGCGCACCTTCGCCCGCCTGGTGGAGCCCGATTGGGCGGGCCCGCTGCGCACCGAACTGAGCTGGTTGGGCGGGGTGCTCGGCGCGGTACGGGACGTCGACGTGCTGCGGGAACGGCTGCGGCGCACGGCCGACGCGGATCCGGTCGACCCGCTGGACCGGGCTGCGGTGGACCGGCTGGACGCCGCGCTCGCGGCCCGGCGGGACGCGGCGGCGGCCGAGGTGGACGAGGCGCTGCGTTCCCCCCGCTACCTGGCCCTGCTGGAGTCCCTGGTCGAGGCGGCCCGCGCGCCCCGGCTCACCACGCGGGCCGACGCCCCGGCGAAGCGGACGCTGCGCAAGCTGGCCGCCAAGCCGTGGCGGCGGCTGGCCGAGGGCACCAAGCGGCACGCTGGGGTCCCCGCGCTCGACCCGCTCGGCCCGGACGAGACCTGGCACGAGATCCGCAAGGAGGGCAAACGCGCCCGGTACGCGCTGGAGGCGGTCGCCCCGGTGGCCGGCGGCGGCGCGGCCGACCTGGCCCTGGCGCTGAAGGAGGCGCAGGATCTGCTCGGCGCGCACCAGGACGCGGCGGTGGCCGCCGAGACCTGGACGGAGCTGGCGCTGGCCCACCCGGACGATCCGGTGCTGGCGGTGACCGCCGGCCGACTGACCGAACGGGAACGCCAGGCGGTCCACCGGGCCCGGGCCGCGTTCCCCGAGCGCTGGCGCACGGTGGTCGGCCACCGGAGAGGCTGGCTGACGTGA
- a CDS encoding RNA degradosome polyphosphate kinase has translation MDDGQPGEGAGGAGSAGLDEVTDPGGPAPAEPADVPGPVVPGGPPPPGDDPAEPAEPLPEDRFLNRELSWLDFNARVLTLAEDPRTPLLERAKFLAIFASNLDEFYMVRVAGLKRRLSAGLPVRGGDRMPLRTQLELIAEKTVGLVARHAACFVDDVRPKLAAEDIHLLNWSDLGDAERERLRTYFREQIFPVLTPLAVDPAHPFPYISGRSLNLAVTVRDPHGGQELFARVKVPNNVPRFVRVCRDLPGVRFLPVEELISVHLGQLFSGMQVVECHLFRVTRNAELEVDEDRDEDLLQALERELARRRFGPPVRLEVAASISDHMLELLVRELDMDTQDVLRVRGLLDLSALWQLYGEADRPDLKDPPFVPATHPRLTEGEVPRSVFATLRDGDILVHHPYHSFATSVQRFVEQAAADPNVLAIKQTLYRTSGDSPIVDALVDAAEAGKQVVVLVELKARFDEVANIGWARTLERAGCHVVYGLVGLKTHCKTSLVVRQEGNHIRRYCHIGTGNYHPKTARLYEDFGMLTADPEIGADLTDLFNVLTGYSRQTTYRRLLVAPQGIRRGLIERIDREIAHTRLGAPGLVQIKVNSLVDEEVTDALYRASRAGVHVDLLIRGMCTLRPGVPGLSENIRVRSILGRFLEHSRIFRFGNDGAAEFWMGSADLMHRNLDRRVEALVQVSDPIARAELDHVLTAAMSPEVDAFELAADGTWRRREGTPEAPLTDLQALLLRRVGGTAG, from the coding sequence ATCGACGACGGCCAGCCGGGTGAGGGCGCCGGTGGGGCCGGCTCCGCCGGACTGGACGAGGTGACCGACCCGGGTGGCCCCGCACCGGCGGAACCGGCCGACGTGCCGGGCCCGGTCGTCCCGGGTGGTCCCCCACCACCGGGCGACGACCCGGCCGAGCCGGCCGAACCGCTCCCCGAGGACCGCTTCCTCAACCGGGAACTCTCCTGGCTCGACTTCAACGCCCGAGTGCTCACCCTCGCCGAGGACCCGCGCACCCCGCTGCTGGAACGGGCCAAGTTCCTGGCCATCTTCGCCAGCAACCTCGACGAGTTCTACATGGTGCGGGTGGCCGGGTTGAAGCGTCGGCTCTCCGCCGGCCTGCCGGTACGCGGCGGGGACCGGATGCCGCTGCGGACCCAGCTCGAACTGATCGCGGAGAAGACCGTCGGGCTGGTCGCCCGGCACGCCGCCTGTTTCGTCGACGACGTCCGGCCGAAGCTGGCCGCCGAGGACATCCACCTGCTGAACTGGTCCGACCTCGGGGACGCCGAGCGGGAACGGCTGCGCACCTACTTCCGGGAGCAGATCTTCCCGGTGCTGACCCCGCTGGCGGTGGACCCGGCGCACCCGTTCCCGTACATCTCCGGGCGGTCGCTGAACCTGGCGGTGACGGTCCGCGACCCGCACGGCGGGCAGGAGCTCTTCGCCCGGGTCAAGGTGCCCAACAACGTGCCCCGCTTCGTCCGGGTCTGCCGGGACCTGCCCGGGGTGCGGTTCCTGCCGGTCGAGGAGCTGATCTCGGTACACCTGGGGCAGCTCTTCTCCGGCATGCAGGTGGTCGAGTGCCACCTGTTCCGGGTCACCCGCAACGCCGAACTGGAGGTCGACGAGGACCGCGACGAGGACCTGCTCCAGGCCCTGGAACGGGAACTGGCCCGCCGTCGCTTCGGCCCACCGGTACGCCTCGAGGTGGCCGCCTCCATCTCCGACCACATGCTGGAGCTGCTGGTCCGGGAGCTGGACATGGACACCCAGGACGTACTGCGGGTCCGGGGCCTGCTGGACCTGTCGGCGCTGTGGCAGCTGTACGGCGAGGCGGACCGCCCCGACCTGAAGGACCCGCCGTTCGTGCCGGCCACCCACCCCCGGCTCACCGAGGGCGAGGTGCCGCGGAGCGTCTTCGCCACCCTGCGCGACGGCGACATCCTGGTGCACCACCCGTACCACTCGTTCGCCACCAGCGTGCAGCGGTTCGTGGAGCAGGCCGCCGCCGACCCGAATGTGCTGGCCATCAAGCAGACCCTGTACCGGACCAGCGGCGACTCCCCCATCGTGGACGCCCTGGTCGACGCGGCCGAGGCCGGCAAGCAGGTGGTGGTGCTGGTCGAGCTGAAGGCCCGCTTCGACGAGGTCGCCAACATCGGCTGGGCGCGCACCCTGGAACGGGCCGGCTGCCACGTCGTGTACGGGCTGGTCGGGCTGAAGACGCACTGCAAGACCTCCCTGGTGGTCCGGCAGGAGGGCAACCACATCCGGCGCTACTGCCACATCGGCACCGGCAACTACCACCCGAAGACCGCCCGGCTGTACGAGGACTTCGGCATGCTCACCGCCGACCCGGAGATCGGCGCGGACCTGACCGACCTGTTCAACGTGCTCACCGGGTACAGCCGGCAGACCACCTACCGGCGGCTGCTGGTGGCCCCGCAGGGCATCCGGCGCGGGCTGATCGAACGCATCGACCGGGAGATCGCGCACACCCGGCTAGGCGCGCCCGGCCTGGTGCAGATCAAGGTGAACTCGCTGGTCGACGAGGAGGTCACCGACGCCCTCTACCGCGCGTCCCGGGCCGGGGTGCACGTGGACCTGCTGATCCGGGGCATGTGCACGCTCCGGCCGGGGGTGCCGGGGCTGTCGGAGAACATCCGGGTCCGGTCGATCCTGGGCCGGTTCCTGGAGCACTCCCGGATCTTCCGGTTCGGCAACGACGGCGCGGCCGAGTTCTGGATGGGCTCGGCCGACCTGATGCACCGCAACCTGGACCGCCGGGTGGAGGCGTTGGTGCAGGTCAGCGACCCGATCGCGCGCGCCGAACTGGACCATGTGCTGACCGCCGCGATGAGCCCGGAGGTGGACGCCTTCGAACTGGCCGCGGACGGCACCTGGCGACGCCGGGAGGGCACCCCGGAGGCACCGCTGACCGACCTCCAGGCGCTGCTGCTGCGCCGGGTCGGCGGCACCGCCGGTTGA
- a CDS encoding cold-shock protein encodes MQGTVATFDGTTRTGVLLLDDGTELPFPARAFDASGLRLLRLGQRVRIDRDAAGEVVRVTLPTMA; translated from the coding sequence ATGCAGGGCACCGTGGCGACCTTCGACGGCACCACCCGTACCGGCGTGCTGCTTCTCGACGACGGCACCGAGCTGCCCTTCCCGGCCCGGGCCTTCGACGCCTCCGGGCTGCGGTTGCTCCGTCTCGGGCAGCGGGTCCGGATCGACCGGGACGCCGCCGGTGAGGTCGTGCGGGTGACCTTGCCGACCATGGCCTGA
- the cofC gene encoding 2-phospho-L-lactate guanylyltransferase codes for MTEPSWTVVVPVKRLEGAKSRLRGALPGVPHEALALALALDTVDAVLACDAVGAVLVVTDDTRVAAAVRAAGARVLPDAPDAGPDAAARLNAALRHGAATAGGGLVAGLTADLPALRPAELGAALRAAGHLPGVRHFVADAPGDGTVLLAAPAGVPLDPRFGVGSAAAHAASGALSLAGAWPTLRRDVDTPADLAVAAGLGLGPRTATLAAGCCPTPA; via the coding sequence GTGACCGAGCCGAGCTGGACCGTGGTGGTGCCGGTGAAGCGCCTCGAGGGGGCGAAGAGCAGGCTACGCGGCGCGCTGCCGGGCGTACCGCACGAGGCCCTGGCGCTGGCCCTCGCGCTGGACACGGTCGACGCGGTGCTGGCCTGTGACGCGGTCGGCGCGGTGCTGGTGGTGACCGACGACACCCGGGTCGCCGCCGCGGTCCGGGCGGCCGGGGCCCGGGTGCTGCCGGACGCCCCCGACGCCGGGCCCGACGCGGCGGCACGGCTGAACGCGGCACTGCGGCACGGCGCGGCCACCGCCGGTGGCGGCCTAGTGGCCGGGCTCACCGCCGACCTGCCCGCGCTACGGCCGGCCGAGCTGGGCGCGGCGCTGCGGGCCGCCGGCCACCTCCCGGGGGTACGCCACTTCGTCGCGGACGCCCCCGGGGACGGCACCGTGCTGCTGGCCGCCCCGGCCGGCGTACCGCTGGACCCGCGGTTCGGGGTGGGCTCGGCCGCCGCCCACGCGGCCAGCGGGGCGCTGTCCCTGGCCGGTGCCTGGCCGACGCTGCGCCGGGACGTGGACACCCCGGCCGACCTGGCGGTGGCCGCCGGGCTGGGGCTGGGACCACGGACGGCCACGCTGGCCGCCGGTTGCTGCCCCACCCCCGCCTGA
- a CDS encoding lysophospholipid acyltransferase family protein, giving the protein MARRRLGFWQWFAVVVVKPVMTVWTRRTWTGMEHVPRTGGVIIVPNHLSYADPLVSAHYVYDAGRWPRYLGKASVFRVPVVGRILHWCRQIPVERGSVDAARSLDALVEALDEGGAVIIYPEGTLTREPDLWPMRGKTGAARLALATGAPVIPVAMWGPEKIVDPHRNRVNLRPRIPVSVAAGPPVDLSRWADATPTKATLEEMTDEIMLRIRDLLAELRGGTPPPLWERPARLPGAPRTGVERFGDAA; this is encoded by the coding sequence GTGGCACGGCGCAGGCTGGGGTTCTGGCAATGGTTCGCCGTGGTGGTGGTCAAGCCCGTGATGACCGTCTGGACCCGCCGGACCTGGACCGGCATGGAGCACGTCCCGCGTACCGGTGGCGTGATCATCGTGCCGAACCACCTCTCGTACGCCGACCCGCTGGTCTCCGCGCACTACGTGTACGACGCCGGCCGCTGGCCGCGCTACCTGGGCAAGGCCAGCGTCTTCCGGGTTCCGGTGGTGGGGCGGATCCTGCACTGGTGCCGGCAGATCCCGGTCGAGCGGGGCAGCGTGGACGCGGCCCGTTCGCTCGACGCCCTGGTCGAGGCGCTCGACGAGGGGGGCGCGGTGATCATCTACCCGGAGGGCACCCTCACCCGGGAGCCGGACCTGTGGCCGATGCGCGGCAAGACCGGGGCGGCCCGGCTTGCCCTGGCCACCGGGGCACCGGTGATCCCGGTCGCCATGTGGGGCCCGGAGAAGATCGTCGACCCCCACCGCAACCGGGTCAACCTGCGGCCCCGGATCCCGGTCAGCGTGGCCGCCGGTCCGCCGGTCGACCTGAGCCGCTGGGCGGACGCGACCCCGACGAAGGCGACCCTGGAAGAGATGACCGACGAGATCATGCTCCGGATTCGTGACCTGCTGGCCGAGCTGCGCGGCGGCACCCCGCCCCCGCTGTGGGAACGGCCGGCGCGGCTGCCCGGCGCGCCGCGTACCGGCGTCGAGCGGTTCGGGGACGCGGCGTGA